A window of Zingiber officinale cultivar Zhangliang chromosome 5A, Zo_v1.1, whole genome shotgun sequence contains these coding sequences:
- the LOC121980967 gene encoding uncharacterized protein LOC121980967, whose protein sequence is MASTNVSSSGLFRRIPASERTAPSPAMALRADIDPPPRPQRAIQTVAFVVIVFLACLQFLPATHFRDPADPLRNWIPLDPNRSQPISIRPMVDEKEDHSAGVAEQDKEASRLQLFSWADCLDLRVLTVLANSTLSSSRYPDNIFFHFFVPENEDEKLSYYKLKVLLPYSNLEITGVKKIKEKLKSHTSKVELLQPMFPEILPLVIPSTNKFLYVSPNIIIKGKVEELFGMDLGAYAIAAAEDCSKRLGDIVDMHDLKTIQRTAEKSWVYEKPYDKDACLPDFNFLLLDPRRLEKNLIDAISWWSNVLDVKTQRANPIHPAVVLSIYGKYLKLPASWKLNYSSSTETETENNILPFDGPMKVCSENIVQQQRSNHGNLWNEYITPNFDAVLSHSN, encoded by the exons ATGGCCAGCACCAATGTATCCAGCTCCGGCCTCTTTCGACGGATTCCGGCCTCCGAAAGGACCGCTCCCTCGCCAGCCATGGCGCTCCGCGCGGACATCGACCCTCCGCCGCGGCCGCAGCGGGCGATTCAGACCGTCGCCTTCGTCGTCATCGTCTTCCTGGCTTGCCTCCAGTTCCTCCCCGCCACCCACTTCCGCGACCCGGCCGACCCTCTCCGCAACTGGATCCCCTTGGACCCCAATCGCTCCCAACCGATC TCAATTAGACCAATGGTTGATGAGAAGGAAGATCACAGTGCCGGTGTTGCAGAGCAAGACAAGGAAGCTAGCAGATTGCAGTTATTCTCTTGGGCGGATTGCCTCGATCTCCGAGTCCTCACTGTGCTTGCAAACTCCACTCTTTCTAGCTCAAG ataTCCAGACAACATCTTTTTCCATTTCTTTGTGCCTGAAAATGAAGACGAGAAGTTATCATACTATAAGCTGAAAGTTCTTTTGCCTTATTCCAACCTCGAAATCACTGG GGTGAAAAAAATAAAGGAGAAATTGAAATCTCACACATCAAAGGTTGAACTCCTTCAGCCTATGTTTCCAGAAATACTACCTCTTGTCATCCCAAGCACAAACAAATTTCTCTATGTTTCACCTAATATTATTATTAAG GGAAAGGTTGAAGAACTGTTTGGTATGGACCTGGGGGCCTATGCAATTGCCGCTGCTGAAGATTGTAGCAAAAGGTTGGGTGACATTGTGGACATGCATGACTTAAAGACAATCCAAAGAACTGCAGAGAAAAGTTGGGTTTATGAAAAACCTTACGACAAAGATGCTTGTTTACCAGACTTCAATTTTCTTTTACTTGATCCGAGAAGGCTCGAGAAAAATCTAATTGATGCCATTTCATGGTGGAGCAATGTTCTCGATGTCAAAACGCAAAG GGCAAACCCCATTCATCCTGCAGTTGTACTGTCGATATATGGAAAATATCTCAAACTTCCTGCTTCCTGGAAGCTCAATTATTCATCGTCAACCGAGACAGAGACTGAGAACAATATTCTTCCTTTCGATGGTCCAATGAAGGTCTGTTCTGAAAACATTGTTCAGCAACAAAGATCAAACCATGGCAATCTTTGGAATGAATATATCACTCCAAACTTTGATGCTGTGTTGAGCCATAGTAACTGA